Proteins encoded by one window of Vitreimonas flagellata:
- a CDS encoding alpha/beta hydrolase family protein encodes MTSVVREPYGFVHADTSRLKEVYGGPSGQVFVECMRVRPVAGESKTVILFSHPIGGGSFLPLVSALAAAGRHVIYCNPRYRGNDTALIMEKCLLDLGACVADLKQRFGYGKVVLGGWSGGGSLSLFYQDQATQPTIDETPAGDYVGLHDAKLQPADGVLLLAAHLSRSVTMTEWLDPSIMDEARPFERDRGLNIYDPDCPAQPPYDAAFVARFREAQIARNRRITAWAKAELARLKASGGPDAERCFVVQGTMCDVRWTDPTQDPSDRKPYTCYLGDPKIANDGPVGLGRFTTLRSWLSQWSYDESRAHGERNAARVTCPALVVNNTADLACTPSHAARLFAALASADKEIVHIKDADHYYIERRDLLPKAVGAIGAWLDARGFV; translated from the coding sequence ATGACGAGTGTCGTTCGCGAGCCGTACGGCTTTGTTCATGCGGACACGAGCCGGCTCAAGGAAGTGTATGGCGGGCCGTCCGGGCAGGTGTTTGTCGAATGTATGCGCGTTCGCCCGGTCGCCGGTGAATCCAAGACTGTCATCCTGTTCTCGCACCCGATCGGCGGGGGATCGTTTCTACCGCTGGTGAGCGCGCTCGCGGCGGCGGGGCGGCACGTGATCTATTGCAATCCGCGTTATCGCGGCAATGACACTGCGTTGATTATGGAAAAGTGCCTGCTCGATCTCGGCGCGTGCGTCGCCGATCTGAAGCAGCGCTTCGGCTATGGCAAGGTCGTGCTCGGCGGTTGGTCCGGCGGCGGCTCGCTGTCGCTGTTCTATCAGGATCAAGCGACGCAGCCGACGATCGATGAAACGCCCGCTGGCGATTATGTCGGCTTGCACGACGCCAAGCTGCAGCCAGCGGATGGCGTGCTCTTGCTGGCGGCGCATCTGAGCCGCTCGGTGACGATGACCGAATGGCTCGATCCTTCGATCATGGACGAAGCGCGTCCATTTGAACGCGATCGGGGGCTGAACATTTATGATCCCGATTGCCCCGCGCAGCCGCCCTATGACGCGGCCTTTGTCGCGCGCTTCCGCGAAGCGCAGATCGCGCGCAATCGGCGCATCACAGCGTGGGCCAAAGCCGAGCTTGCGCGATTGAAGGCGAGCGGCGGACCGGATGCAGAACGCTGCTTTGTCGTGCAAGGCACGATGTGCGACGTGCGGTGGACCGATCCGACGCAAGATCCCTCCGACCGCAAGCCGTACACCTGCTATCTGGGCGATCCGAAAATCGCTAACGATGGTCCTGTCGGCCTTGGCCGTTTCACCACGCTCCGCTCCTGGCTGTCGCAATGGAGCTATGATGAAAGCCGCGCGCATGGCGAGCGCAACGCCGCGCGCGTAACCTGTCCCGCGCTTGTCGTGAACAACACGGCTGACCTTGCTTGCACGCCAAGCCACGCGGCGCGCTTGTTCGCGGCGCTAGCCTCGGCGGACAAAGAAATCGTCCACATCAAGGATGCCGACCATTATTACATCGAACGCCGCGATCTGTTGCCGAAAGCCGTCGGCGCAATTGGCGCGTGGCTCGATGCGCGAGGGTTTGTGTAA
- a CDS encoding CaiB/BaiF CoA transferase family protein: protein MTEDTAGPLAGIRVVEMGQLIAGPFCGQLLGDMGAEIAKIEPPGEGDPMRNWGQGGTPTAWRVIARNKYSVALDLRSAEGQETARQLIHAADILIENFRPGTLERWNLDPKDLCAANPKLIVVRISGYGQDGPYAQRAGFGGVGEAMGGWRGIVGYPDQPPARMGVSIGDSLAATYGCMGALAALHHRNQTGRGQIVDSALYESVLQVMESMVPEFQVNGWKRKRSGSTIAGIAPSNVYPCKDGEYLIGANQDAIFLRLCDVMGRPELARDERYATHLARGARMEEIDAEIAAWTSTLTIAELEAKMIEASVPAGRIYDAEDMLNDPHFAARNALVTVNDPVLGPTTMQGIFPKLSETPGCIRRPAPRDVGQDTREILQRWLGMGG, encoded by the coding sequence ATGACGGAGGACACCGCTGGCCCGCTCGCCGGCATCCGCGTCGTCGAGATGGGACAGCTGATCGCCGGCCCATTCTGTGGCCAGCTGCTTGGCGACATGGGCGCCGAGATCGCCAAGATCGAACCGCCCGGCGAAGGTGACCCTATGCGCAATTGGGGCCAGGGCGGCACGCCGACCGCATGGCGCGTGATCGCGCGCAACAAATACTCAGTCGCGCTTGATCTGCGCTCCGCGGAAGGTCAAGAGACCGCGCGCCAGCTCATCCACGCCGCTGACATTCTCATCGAGAATTTTCGCCCCGGTACGTTGGAGCGTTGGAATCTCGACCCGAAAGATTTGTGCGCGGCCAATCCTAAGCTCATCGTCGTGCGCATTTCCGGCTACGGCCAGGATGGGCCTTACGCGCAGCGCGCGGGCTTTGGCGGCGTCGGTGAAGCGATGGGCGGATGGCGCGGCATTGTCGGTTATCCGGACCAACCGCCCGCGCGCATGGGCGTGTCGATCGGCGATTCATTGGCAGCGACATACGGCTGCATGGGCGCGCTCGCGGCGCTGCATCATCGCAACCAAACGGGGCGCGGCCAGATTGTAGATAGTGCGCTCTATGAATCCGTTCTGCAGGTCATGGAATCCATGGTGCCGGAATTTCAGGTCAATGGATGGAAGCGCAAACGCAGCGGCTCAACCATCGCTGGGATTGCGCCGTCGAATGTGTATCCGTGCAAGGACGGCGAATATCTGATCGGCGCAAATCAGGACGCAATTTTTTTGCGCCTGTGCGACGTAATGGGGCGGCCGGAGCTGGCGCGCGACGAGCGCTATGCAACGCATTTAGCGCGTGGCGCGCGGATGGAAGAGATCGACGCGGAAATCGCGGCGTGGACGTCAACGCTCACGATCGCCGAACTCGAGGCCAAGATGATTGAAGCGTCCGTACCGGCCGGCCGCATCTACGACGCCGAAGACATGCTCAACGATCCGCACTTCGCCGCGCGCAACGCACTGGTCACCGTGAATGATCCCGTGCTCGGCCCCACGACGATGCAGGGCATCTTCCCGAAGCTCTCGGAAACCCCCGGCTGCATCCGCCGCCCCGCGCCGCGCGACGTGGGGCAAGACACCCGCGAAATCCTGCAGCGTTGGCTTGGCATGGGTGGTTAA